One part of the Glycine soja cultivar W05 chromosome 11, ASM419377v2, whole genome shotgun sequence genome encodes these proteins:
- the LOC114374911 gene encoding uncharacterized protein LOC114374911, with protein sequence MDPDEQSKLEAKPELRKDWTCQECMPREGTNKLVQDEVEVAERKRKGHLFESSTDSESRKGSKLKSRSSCTGKSGENGAELLSRRPLVPVKKFKLKSVNKILYSGPERSSGETSFPGHRILVSNHDTHKDPNSPNAKKKNESQHGEQPTKAGTSMSLSELWTNPDFDGNTYLRNLASNHNTHKDPNFLNGKEKNESQQGEQPTKAGTSMSLSELWTNPDFDGNTYLRNLASNHNTHKDPNFLNGKEKNESQQGEQPTKAATSMTMYELRTDPAFDEKTYLRNLVHVEAAYLSHRVVPKADYKWLGKFQIHNSEGIARTWDGIQAHLSNCASVEVLEVANRLSEIIIILEELPRLRTWPSQFMRSQVTENDIALYFFAHDSDSYIYYEQLVNYMMNNDLALKGNLDGVELLIFPSNILPGYSQCWNGMFFLWGVFRGQKANNSASTPVSNSLKLKDGDAATILPSDLNVYPQDGDAVAIIDEIPESEPSGDTVLLVGENSDGKGGVADAEHDAVIEDINVSLWPESETQENGSVGIEDSLVPLSTPDSDELQAASALLLLAEGFIKF encoded by the exons ATGGATCCTGATGAGCAGTCAAAATTAGAAGCAAAACCGGAACTTCGTAAAGATTGGACATGTCAAGAGTGCATGCCGAGGGAAGGTACTAACAAATTAGTGCAAGATGAAGTTGAAGTGgctgaaagaaaaaggaaggggCATCTATTTGAAAGTTCAACAGACTCTGAATCTCGTAAAggctcaaaattaaaatctagATCTTCATGTACTGGTAAAAGTGGGGAAAATGGTGCTGAGTTATTATCTAGAAGACCACTAGTCCCtgttaaaaagtttaaattgaAATCGGTAAACAAAATACTTTATTCTGGGCCGGAAAGATCTAGTGGTGAAACTTCATTTCCTGGACATAGAATACTGGTAAGTAATCACGACACTCACAAAGACCCAAACTCTCCAAatgcaaagaagaaaaatgaaagccaGCATGGTGAACAGCCCACAAAAGCTGGTACATCAATGAGCTTGTCTGAATTATGGACGAATCCTGATTTTGATGGAAATACCTACTTGAGAAACCTGGCAAGCAATCACAACACTCACAAAGACCCAAACTTTCTAAATGGAAAGGAGAAAAATGAGAGTCAGCAAGGTGAACAGCCCACAAAAGCTGGTACATCAATGAGCTTGTCTGAATTATGGACGAATCCTGATTTTGATGGAAATACCTACTTGAGAAACCTGGCAAGCAATCACAACACTCACAAAGACCCAAACTTTCTAAATGGAAAGGAGAAAAATGAGAGTCAGCAAGGTGAACAGCCCACAAAAGCTGCTACATCCATGACCATGTATGAACTAAGGACTGATCCTGCTTTTGATGAAAAGACCTACTTGAGAAACTTGGTGCATGTTGAGGCAGCATATCTTTCACATCGTGTTGTCCCAAAGGCTGATTACAAATGGCT AGGCAAGTTTCAGATACACAACAGTGAGGGGATTGCAAGGACTTGGGATGGGATTCAAGCTCACTTATCAAATTGTGCATCAGTTGAAGTTCTTGAAGTGGCGAATAGGCTTTCtgagattattattatattggaGGAACTACCTCGACTGAGGACTTGGCCATCTCAATTTATGAGAAGTCAAGTCACTGAAAATGATATCGCTCTCTACTTTTTTGCACATGATTCTGATAG ctatatatattatgaacaattggtGAATTACATGATGAATAATGATTTGGCTCTGAAAGGAAATTTGGATGGGGTTGAGCTTTTAATTTTTCCATCTAACATTCTGCCTGGTTATTCCCAGT GTTGGAATGGCATGTTCTTCCTTTGGGGTGTATTCAGAGGACAAAAGGCGAATAACTCAGCCAGCACACCAGTGTCAAATTCTCTCAAG CTAAAAGATGGAGATGCTGCAACAATTTTGCCATCTGATCTCAATGTTTATCCTCAAGATGGAGATGCCGTGGCAATAATTGATGAAATTCCTGAATCTGAACCTTCAGGAGACACAGTTTTGCTGGTTGGAGAGAATTCCGATGGTAAAGGAGGAGTGGCAGATGCAGAGCATGATGCAGTTATAGAAGATATTAATGTTTCACTTTGGCCTGAAAGTGAAACACAAGAAAATGGTTCTGTTGGGATTGAGGACTCTCTTGTACCACTTTCAACTCCAGATTCAGACGAGTTGCAAGCTGCGAGTGCTTTGTTGTTGCTCGCTGAGGGTTTCATAAAGTTTTGA
- the LOC114375475 gene encoding transcription factor bHLH25-like, with protein sequence MDDASEASWLSDLMLKETEDCNLFRHSHLETLLDDDDELLSHEIASAFENLHQPLYSETFERSTKQPKTNASSSPSSPTSKILLSFDNSSDSAALSPNQIKNKGVSVSVSLPQTRKRSSENHNFQTESPKGPRSYKSPSYARDHIIAERKRREKLSQSLIALAALIPGLKKMDRASVLGNAIKYVKELQERLRMLEEENKVMVNKAKLSCEDDIDGSASREDEEGSERLPRVEARVSEKDVLLRIHCQKQKGLLLKILVEIQKFHLFVVSSSVLPFGDSILDITIVAQMEKGYNLTINDIVKNLRVATLKSMS encoded by the exons ATGGACGACGCATCAGAAGCCAGCTGGTTATCTGATTTG ATGTTGAAGGAAACGGAGGATTGCAACTTGTTCCGACACAGTCACCTTGAGACGTTGCTCGACGATGATGACGAGTTACTTTCGCATGAGATAGCAAGTGCCTTTGAGAACTTGCACCAACCTTTGTATTCGGAGACTTTTGAAAGGTCCACCAAGCAGCCCAAAACGAATGCCTCTTCCTCCCCTTCTTCTCCAACCTCCAAGATTCTTCTGTCTTTCGACAACTCCTCCGATTCTGCTGCCTTAAGCCCAAATCAGATCAAGAACAAAGGTGTTTCAGTTTCAGTTTCACTACCACAAACCCGAAAACGTTCATCAGAAAACCACAACTTTCAAACTGAAAGCCCCAAAGGCCCAAGAAGCTACAAGTCCCCATCTTACGCTCGGGATCACATCATCGCCGAGAGAAAACGAAGAGAGAAGCTCAGCCAGAGCTTAATCGCTCTAGCTGCTCTTATTCCCGGCTTAAAGAAG ATGGACAGGGCATCGGTGCTGGGAAATGCTATAAAGTACGTGAAAGAGCTGCAAGAGCGTCTGAGAATGCTTGAAGAAGAGAACAAGGTGATGGTGAACAAAGCAAAGCTCAGCTGCGAAGACGATATCGATGGTTCAGCTTCACGTGAAGATGAAGAAGGCAGTGAAAGACTCCCCCGTGTGGAAGCGAGAGTGTCAGAGAAGGACGTGCTCCTTCGGATCCACTGCCAAAAGCAGAAGGGGCTTTTGCTCAAAATACTTGTCGAGATTCAAAAATTCCATCTCTTTGTTGTCAGTAGCAGTGTCCTTCCTTTCGGGGATTCCATACTTGACATAACCATTGTTGCTCAg ATGGAAAAGGGGTACAATTTGACCATTAATGATATTGTAAAAAACCTACGCGTGGCTACTTTGAAATCCATGTCATAA